The Oncorhynchus keta strain PuntledgeMale-10-30-2019 unplaced genomic scaffold, Oket_V2 Un_scaffold_5444_pilon_pilon, whole genome shotgun sequence genome contains a region encoding:
- the LOC118360873 gene encoding alpha-protein kinase 3-like isoform X2, producing the protein MSSRRLMTRSYSAGDGRSSSHNGDDVIGSSRASSRSYLSDVRPENRSTLHCVMAHLTEETQPSFETTLKSRAVSETCSIKFTCEVSGHPAPEVTWYKDNLQLDRYCGLPKYNISHNGKKHSLHIYNCTMEDAAIYQASARNNKGIVSCSGVLEVGTMSEYNIHQQYFAKIKLKAENTRRELEEPKPWDKENHGSPGSRQETLRTISPDRSQRKRRSPMDPSLSAPSFMEDEVVEESTQAHAGEADARLQDTPVVGEEKRESNRAGSSNVNGQAAITENSSNKGRTYVYDSVQKSFAPHTPKASLAKKKIKISNGEDSGMTADSQAGKKPEERGMSEEREVSRTPCLVESSHSLGSSEEALEVEKAVETSASKTESVKYMNQSERAPLNNTVSIMEEVKVQVKKKVPVQTPPHNGEPSILSTSTGLLSTGETISGNKSQNAAVAQVTQNVGNNNIMGSQSTVPPVTSSPSAKLKPQPSPSAKIKPQPSPSAKLKPQPSPSAKIKPQPSPSAKLKPQPSPSAKLQPQPHQSNLSVKSQLGPSVTPQPQPDPPSGTLQPHQSSPSVKLQPGPSVTPQPQPDPPSGKLQPQPQIRQSSPSEKLQASLYVKPQPQQITSTKLQLQPQPRQPSPSLKLQPRQPSPSPNLQPQPSSSVTPQPQASPSVTIPQVLSNTPENIKTYQSNVTDMEVDDKPSVLEHLNSTTTPLKGQTECPGKDSASVLEVLNSDTYSIHGTGTAVEVAGESVESVLTSPCKSSEAVSALPQRLCEQSGDQLSVEETSTCLKNVSLSRLPAQLHGEVTQNHRQTEREWKGTPAGQEPVILTIRRKLDGQSPSPRQRSPSSSDREVTANANKRSPTLHNPPSQSASNKMMQGTQDHSRGSNESHTLPFTEPLKSPLESPGVGEKTLGCSVSSVGQQGQVEIAIKTVGETEIQVDVKVQGNNLAELHAQGGSYERRVDMETVYKVSKVQEGEIERLKKAPEKKTVESIAVAVWDEKSIPVLKMAECQDLSLNPRFQPIIPDTSQTADTTTSVSNTKSSEQQPKAPTPVAKVMSIAEILRSQMEKSAPTEVSPVSPISDAPISVAPISVATISMPLIQSLNTDQQPKCPPSTDIQDVRMQSPELRMDETEYRQEPEKDTCKKETDISVSSISASNVEYRCNTSEPERVESPIVTPVTEASPKAFVIPPISVVDMYGTLENSNPPVCIVMDIESVMDTEREHLLDHNADISLAADKDGQKESSLVSPEQKSLDITVPPPSISSVTFPADKQQTLDTVKGMDSSHSLPPVFSSRHGRDKTCASPLSERSTESSSLPSATENQRFSTQNTAFTNNIATPTLQPVSEKQRDSSPDTGMILGCSEACKPDVPQPGPQTLRRFDTKGSPSSETQGSVPVPTIPLDSKSSPSKEVKVEEYSKSDSSTSVSVTESSTGLLKGSDSVSPMPSATPQELASGARRKILIPKPKGEDPGAVASQIDTQSPQREEVLRMSSRLCPESSSPMSPGLSRRSPLLQPPNGQRTPPTERRSPLLSRRKLAPTPETLKQSQEPALETTDTTKTEEKPAEKDKHNPFKAPQVIRKIRGEPFSDAAGHLKLWCQFFNVLSDSTIKWIRDEVEIAEVKRSAGDETQVALAIVQTSSRDCGVYGCTITNEYGTDTTDFLLSVDILSGMFLREDQEVGEEIEMSPLLFTKGLADSGIWGSKFFGRIMMEEAHIGEGCSHKACRVKVIYGLEPVFESGTTCYIKVKSPIAYYGVKEESNLVERNLAITQQECRLQNIAREYCKIFAAECRVIGTFGEVLEVIPVHHMYRPANTIPHATVESDLKGVYLRYCLMDATGRLVMRTGSEAALKCCTLQHWILQWTNGNLLLTRMEGVDFKITNVGISIKSKGYQSLTITENPNVFEQFVSQHQCNYYCGLLRLRSLKTQDSLQTPAKPKCSRSPLLHRKMGGSSSPQPSRKATGSPRQIRKPAQPEDSKATAKHKAVDVPNVVRS; encoded by the exons ATGAGTTCCAGGAGGCTGATGACCCGCTCCTACTCTGCGGGGGACGGGAGGTCCAGCTCCCACAATGGAGATGATGTCATAGGGAGTAGCAGAGCCAGCAGCCGCAGCTACCTCTCTGATGTCAGGCCTGAAAACAG GAGCACACTACATTGTGTCATGGCACATTTAACGGAGGAGACCCAGCCATCCTTTGAGACGACATTAAAGTCAAGAGCCGTATCTGAAACCTGTAGCATCAAGTTCACCTGTGAGGTGTCAG GTCACCCCGCTCCAGAAGTGACATGGTATAAAGATAATTTGCAATTGGACAGATACTGTGGACTACCTAAATACAACATTTCCCACAATGGAAAAAAACATTCACTGCACATTTACAA TTGCACTATGGAGGATGCAGCCATCTACCAGGCGTCAGCCAGGAACAACAAAGGCATTGTGTCCTGCTCTGGAGTCCTTGAGGTGGGGACGATGAGCGAATACAACATCCACCAGCAGTACTTCGCCAAGATTAAACTGAAGGCCGAAAACACACGCAGAGAGCTGGAGGAGCCCAAGCCATGGGACAAGGAGAACCACGGGTCTCCTGGTAGTCGGCAGGAAACACTGAGGACCATCAGTCCAGACCGGTCCCAGAGGAAGCGACGGTCCCCCATGGACCCCAGCCTCAGTGCCCCCAGCTTTATGGAGGATGAAGTGGTTGAGGAGAGCACTCAGGCTCATGCAGGGGAGGCAGATGCCAGGCTACAGGACACACCCGTGGTGGGAGAAGAAAAACGGGAATCTAACAGGGCTGGGTCTTCCAATGTCAATGGACAGGCAGCCATTACAGAAAATAGCAGCAACAAAGGCCGGACATATGTTTACGATTCAGTGCAGAAGTCTTTTGCTCCACACACACCAAAAGCATCACTGGCCAAGAAGAAGATAAAGATCTCCAATGGAGAGGATAGTGGGATGACGGCTGATAGCCAAGCCGGGAAGAAGCccgaggagagagggatgagtgaAGAAAGAGAGGTCAGTAGGACACCCTGTCTGGTTGAGTCCTCACACTCACTGGGGTCATCAGAAGAGGCCCTGGAAGTGGAGAAGGCTGTTGAAACTTCAGCCTCAAAGACAGAGAGTGTAAAATACATGAATCAGTCTGAGAGAGCCCCACTGAACAACACTGTGTCAATAATGGAAGAAGTGAAGGTCCAAGTGAAGAAGAAAGTACCTGTACAAACCCCACCACACAACGGAGAGCCTAGTATCCTGTCTACTTCTACTGGGCTCCTCTCTACAGgggaaaccatctcagggaataAGAGTCAGAATGCTGCAGTGGCTCAGGTGACCCAAAATGTTGGAAATAACAATATTATGGGGAGTCAGAGTACAGTTCCTCCTGTCACCTCAAGTCCTTCAGCTAAACTAAAACCACAACCAAGTCCTTCAGCTAAAATAAAACCACAACCAAGTCCTTCAGCTAAACTAAAACCACAACCAAGTCCTTCAGCTAAAATAAAACCACAACCAAGTCCTTCAGCTAAACTAAAACCACAACCAAGTCCTTCTGCAAaactacaaccacaaccacatcaATCAAACCTATCAGTAAAATCACAACTAGGTCCCTCAGTaacaccacaaccacaaccagatCCTCCTTCTGGGACACTACAACCACACCAATCAAGTCCTTCAGTAAAACTACAACCAGGTCCCTCAGTAACACCACAACCACAACCTGATCCTCCTTCTGGGAaactacaaccacaaccacaaataCGTCAATCAAGTCCTTCAGAGAAACTCCAAGCAAGTCTTTATGTGAAACCACAACCACAACAGATTACTTCTACGAAACTAcaactacaaccacaaccacGTCAACCAAGTCCTTCATTGAAATTACAACCACGTCAACCAAGTCCTTCACCCAATTTACAACCACAACCAAGTTCCTCTGTCACACCGCAACCACAAGCAAGTCCTTCAGTAACAATTCCACAGGTGTTGAGCAACACACCAGAGAACATTAAAACCTATCAAAGCAACGTAACAGACATGGAGGTAGACGATAAGCCTTCTGTCCTGGAACACCTAAACAGCACCACTACTCCCCTAAAAGGTCAAACTGAATGCCCGGGGAAGGATTCAGCATCAGTGCTTGAGGTGCTAAACTCAGATACTTATTCCATTCATGGAACTGGAACTGCAGTTGAAGTTGCTGGGGAATCAGTGGAGTCAGTACTAACATCACCCTGTAAGAGCAGCGAGGCTGTCTCTGCCTTGCCTCAGCGTCTGTGTGAACAGTCAGGAGATCAGCTGTCTGTGGAGGAAACAAGCACGTGCCTAAAGAATGTGTCTTTGTCTCGGCTGCCTGCGCAGCTGCACGGGGAG GTTACacagaaccacagacagacagagagagagtggaagggaacACCTGCCGGGCAAGAACCTGTAATACTAACCATCCGGAGAAAGCTGGACGGACAATCACCTTCGCCACGACAACGTTCTCCATCGTCATCGGATAGAGAAGTCACAGCAAATGCCAACAAACGATCTCCTACTTTGCACAATCCTCCGAGCCAATCGGCCTCTAACAAAATGATGCAGGGCACACAGGATCATTCCAGGGGATCAAATGAGAGCCATACATTACCTTTTACGGAGCCACTAAAGTCACCCCTGGAAAGCCCGGGTGTTGGTGAGAAAACCTTGGGGTGTAGTGTTTCCTCAGTAGGCCAGCAAGGCCAAGTTGAGATAGCTATAAAAACCGTTGGTGAGACAGAAATACAAGTTGACGTTAAAGTACAGGGTAATAATTTGGCTGAGTTACATGCACAGGGAGGCAGTTATGAGAGAAGAGTTGACATGGAAACTGTTTATAAAGTTAGCAAAGTTCAGGAAGGTGAAATTGAAAGACTTAAGAAAGCACCTGAAAAGAAAACCGTTGAAAGTATAGCAGTGGCTGTATGGGATGAGAAGAGTATACCTGTGTTGAAGATGGCAGAATGCCAAGATCTTTCTCTAAATCCCCGCTTTCAGCCTATTATTCCAGACACATCACAGACGGCTGACACAACAACAAGTGTCTCAAACACAAAGAGCTCAGAGCAACAACCAAAAGCCCCAACACCTGTAGCCAAAGTAATGTCTATTGCCGAGATTCTAAGGTCACAAATGGAGAAAAGTGCCCCTACAGAAGTAAGTCCAGTGTCACCCATTTCAGATGCACCCATTTCAGTGGCACCCATTTCAGTAGCTACCATTTCAATGCCGCTTATACAAAGTCTAAACACAGACCAACAACCTAAATGTCCCCCATCAACTGACATACAGGATGTGAGAATGCAAAGTCCAGAGTTGAGGATGGATGAGACAGAGTACAGGCAGGAACCTGAGAAAGACACTTGTAAGAAGGAAACCGATATATCTGTCAGTTCTATTTCAGCTTCAAATGTAGAATATAGATGTAATACCTCTGAACCAGAACGAGTTGAGTCCCCCATAGTTACTCCGGTGACTGAAGCCTCACCTAAAGCTTTTGTTATTCCTCCTATCTCTGTTGTAGACATGTATGGCACTTTAGAGAACAGTAATCCTCCTGTATGTATAGTAATGGACATTGAAAGTGTCATGGATACAGAGCGGGAGCATCTTTTGGATCATAATGCTGATATTAGTCTGGCTGCGGATAAGGATGGTCAAAAAGAGTCTTCTCTTGTTAGTCCTGAGCAGAAGTCCTTGGACATCACagttcctcctccatccatctcatcTGTTACCTTCCCTGCagacaaacaacaaacactagaTACAGTCAAAGGGATGGATTCTTCACACTCACTTCCTCCAGTGTTCAGCAGTCGACATGGCAGAGACAAAACGTGTGCTTCTCCCCTTTCGGAGCGTTCAACAGAATCTAGCTCACTTCCTAGTGCCACTGAGAACCAACGTTTTTCTACACAAAATACAGCATTTACAAACAACATTGCAACCCCAACATTGCAACCTGTCAGTGAAAAACAGAGAGACTCTTCACCAGATACTGGTATGATTTTAGGTTGCAGTGAAGCATGCAAACCTGATGTTCCTCAGCCAGGTCCTCAGACTTTACGAAGGTTTGATACCAAGGGTTCCCCAAGTAGTGAGACACAAGGGTCAGTACCTGTTCCCACCATTCCGTTGGATAGTAAAAGCTCTCCATCCAAGGAGGTGAAAGTTGAGGAATATTCAAAGTCAGACTCTTCAACATCTGTCTCAGTCACTGAAAGCAGTACTGGCCTGCTGAAGGGATCAGACAGTGTGTCCCCCATGCCCTCAGCCACCCCACAGGAGCTGGCCTCCGGCGCTAGACGCAAAATCTTAATCCCAAAACCCAAAGGAGAGGACCCTGGAGCTGTTGCTTCACAGATTGACACCCAGAGCCCCCAGAGAGAGGAGGTCCTCAGGATGAGCTCCAGGCTATGCCCAGAGtcctcctctcccatgtccccTGGGCTGTCCCGCAGGTCGCCCCTGCTGCAGCCCCCCAATGGCCAGCGCACCCCTCCAACAGAGAGACGCTCCCCACTACTCAGTAGGAGGAAGCTGGCTCCAACTCCAGAGACCCTCAAACAGAGCCAGGAACCTGCCCTGGAGACAACCGACACTACCAAGACTGAGGAGAAACCAGCTGAGAAGGACAAGCATAACCCATTCAAAG ctcctcaGGTCATCAGGAAGATTAGAGGAGAGCCCTTCTCAGATGCGGCAGGACATCTGAAGCTGTGGTGCCAGTTCTTCAACGTTCTTAGTGACTCTACAATTAAGTGGATCAGGGATGAGGTGGAGATCGCTGAGGTTAAAAGAAG TGCAGGAGATGAGACTCAGGTAGCGTTGGCTATTGTCCAGACGTCCAGCAGAGACTGTGGAGTTTATGGCTGCACCATCACTAATGAATATGGGACAGACACAACAGACTTCCTACTGAGTGTTGACA TACTGTCTGGCATGTTTCTGCGTGAGGATCAAGAAG tgggagaggagatagagatgaGTCCACTACTGTTCACCAAGGGCCTGGCTGACTCTGGCATCTGGGGAAGTAAGTTCTTTGGGCGTATCATGATGGAGGAGGCCCATATAGGAGAAGGCTGCTCCCACAAGGCCTGCAGAGTGAAGGTCATCTATGGGCTGGAGCCAGTGTTTGAGTCTGGGACCACATGTTACATCAAGGTGAAGAGCCCCATCGCCTACTACGGAGTCAAGGAGGAGAGCAACTTGGTCGAGAGGAACCTGGCAATCACCCAACAG GAATGTAGACTTCAGAACATCGCTCGTGAATATTGCAAGATCTTTGCTGCGGAATGTAGGGTGATAGGAACCTTTGGAGAAGTACTGGA AGTGATCCCAGTCCACCATATGTACCGGCCTGCCAACACCATTCCCCATGCCACGGTGGAATCTGACCTGAAGGGGGTCTATCTGAGGTACTGTCTGATGGACGCTACGGGCCGGCTGGTCATGAGAACTGGCTCAGAGGCGGCACTGAAGTGTTGTACTCTGCAGCACTGGATCCTCCAGTGGACCAATGGAAACCTGCTGCTCACTCGGATGGAAG GTGTTGACTTCAAGATCACAAACGTTGGAATTTCCATCAAATCGAAAGG GTACCAAAGTCTCACGATCACAGAAAACCCCAATGTGTTTGAGCAGTTTGTCTCTCAGCACCAGTGTAACTACTACTGCGGCCTCCTCAGGCTGAGGTCCCTGAAGACACAGGACTCCCTGCAGACCCCAGCCAAACCCAAGTGCTCCAGGAGCCCCCTGCTACACCGCAAGATGGGCGGCTCCTCCAG TCCTCAGCCCTCCAGGAAGGCCACAGGAAGCCCCCGGCAGATCAGAAAGCCAGCACAGCCAGAGGACAGCAAAGCCACCGCCAAGCACAAGGCCGTTGATGTTCCCAATGTTGTCCGAAGTTAG